Genomic segment of Dromiciops gliroides isolate mDroGli1 chromosome 3, mDroGli1.pri, whole genome shotgun sequence:
GACTGTGGGCTCTGGCCTCCCCACAGCCAGGCATAGCAGGTTCACGTTCCCACCCTCATTCACTGTCACAGCAGAGGAGATGTTCACGATTCGGGCAGGGACtgaagagagatggggagatgGGGGTAGGGGGTAGAAGGTGACCCAGAGGTCAGGATCCTCCAGCTCTTCCTCTCTAAGGGTCCCAGATTTCCTGATTCTGCATCCCTCACCCTCTTTAGACAGTTTCATCCCTTAATACCCCCCCAAGGATTCTGGGAATCTTGGACTCCCAATTCCtttccaccccccaacccccaccaggGATCTtccactctcttctccctttggtAATCCAGGCACCTGATACCCTAGTCTTGCCTGCTAAGGTAGGCTAAGTGCTCTGATCCTCCTGCCTTGTTCCTCTCAGGAACCCTGATATCCCAGTTTCTAATCCCTGCCCCCTGAGAAAACCAGATGTCCTCTTCCCCAGCCTCATCTCTCAGGGGCCCAGGCCTCAGGTCCTTCTAATTCCTGCTTTCTAGGACCCAGAAGATGTAGAAGGTGCAGTAGCCCATGATATTAGCTGCTCTTGGGCCCTGAGGGGGAGAGGCTGGGCAGAAAAGCCTGCCTCAGCATTTTCTCTGGGTGTCTGTATATCTCTGACTCCATCTCTGCCTCTGCTCCCCTCTGTGTTTGTCTTCCTCTACTTTTCCCTTTGTGTATTTCTGACTCTTATGTCCCTTTTCTGTCTTTCCCTTGGTATGTTctcctctgtctctatttctgtctctgtctctgtgcctctctccCCCTGCTTTTGGCTGCACAGCTGCCTTCAGGAGCAGGGCAGCAGTCTGTCTCTTCATCCTTTTGTTAGTCTCCAGAGCCACTCCTTTCACTCCTTTATTGCTACGGCTGTCTGTGTCCTtatttctgtgtttctgtctttctctgggtctctgttccTTTCTCTGGGTTTGGGTCCCTATCTCTCCACCCCCCACTTACtctgcctcctccttctcctcccccttcccctcctcctccttctcttcctcctcctcctcttcccccctcctcctccccccttttccctccctataCGTTTCTGTCCTTCTTGAAGTCCCTGTAACTTTTGCTGTCTCTGCctgggtctctgtttctgtccccaCCCTACAGTGCCTATCCTCCCCTGTCTCTCCTCCCCTGTCTCCCCAGGCTCTCAGCCCCTCCCAGGGTCCCTGATCAGTGCCTAGTGCCCGTCTCTCGCTGGGGCGCCAGCCTGGTTCTTACCGTGCACTATGAGGTAGACCTGGGCCGTGTGCGGCTGCTGCCTGGTCTGGAAGGAGCAGGTGTAGAGACCCTCGTCGCCCAGGCCCACGCGGGTGATGAGGATGGAGAACTCGGCGGGAGAGTTGGTGAGCAGCCGCACCCGAGGGTCGCTGGTCCAGCGGTCATTGCCCGCATACAGGATGTTGGAACGGTTCAGCCAGGCCACGCGGGTCACGTGCTCGTCGATGGAGCAGCTGCGGCCACGGGGGAGGCTCTGGCTGGCACCGGCCTGGGCACCGGGCCCCAGAGGGAGGGGGCTGGGGAACCCGGGGGAGGGAGTTTGGGGGCGGGGTGAACGGGGCACCTAccttgaaggaagaaggaaggggtgccttgggaggtaggggtCATCAGGGAGAGGATTGGGGCGGGGGTGCATAGGGCGGGGTCTTGGCTGTACCTGAGTGTGGCGTTGTCTCCCTCGCACACGGTGTAGTTGTCTGCCAGAGAGCTGAACTCCAGGCTCTGCGACAGCAGccctggggagaaggggaggggtggagcaCACGATCTCTATTCCATCCCCCACAACCAAAAAACCTGGGGCAGGGCTGGCATGTCACCCACACAATCTGTGTAACCCCGTGACATTGTAAAGACAAGCACAAGCCACCCCTTGTCAGTGGGTTACAGCTGGCAAACACCCCCAACACAGATCGATTCAGAGAATGGCAcatagagacaaagaaacagagagacagtaaCATCGACATAGACACAATGACATCAAGAGACAAGGACCTGGGCTCAGGGAGGGATGAATTGCCTAAACTGGATTACAAAATACCCTGGAACCAATAATGTAAGTGGGAAAAGATCCTGGCTAAATCTCCCAGCAGGCAatttggggaggaaaaggaggggagaggctAATTAATCCAGGGCCCTTTTTATCCTGGGACATTACTACCAggaaactccccccccccccccccagtattccATCACTAAACTTTAGGTATATGTGGATAAATGTGCAGCGGATGGATGGGGAACAGGTGCTGATCCTGGAGTTTATCTGAGATCACATCTATTTCCCTGCCTCTGGGCActtgctccctccccacccaaatcTTTCCTGTATTTAAAGAACACCAGGAAAGAGACTGTCCCTAAGAAATatatagataggggcagctagatggcgcagtggtaaagcacctgccgtggattcaggaggacctgagttcaaatccagcctcagacacttgacacttactagctgtgtgaccctgggcaagtcacttaaccccaattgcctcacaaaaaaaaaaaagaaagaaagaaatactgagATACACGGAGGCAAACCTTCACAAGATAAcagaaccctgggcaagtcacttaaccctaattgcctcaccaaaaaaagaaaaaagaaatactgagaTACACGGAGGAAAACCTTCACAAGATAACAGAACATACTCACTCACCAGGACAGGCAGCTTTTACCAACCCCCTTCCTACCCTCCTTATGACTTTCTCCACTGTTCAGAACACTCTACTCAGTCAAAATAGACAGAGTCAAGGGAGAGCCAAGACCCATTGGGAATCAGGTTAACTTTGAGACACATAGTCATAAGCTAATGACATAGGAAGGCAGAAGTACACAATCACACACTGTCTCTAGCACCTtccgcctccctccctcccccagaccctGGAGCAatgattcccctcccccccccatctcccaggGGCCCAGAGGAGGAGCTGCAGAGCCTTGATTTCAACATGCTGACACTGACTCTCatacacagaaagagaaacacagaTGGAGACAGCCAGGCAGGGGCACTCCCAAGGACACAGTCACACACAGCAGAAAGAAGCATGGAGATACACTGAACAAACAGGGACGTAGACATAGTTACAAGGACAAAAGTCTCAGACACACTGATATACAAACAGGCAGACACCTAGTCCCAAGGACACACATGCATACAGAGAGATACAAAGTCACACACTTCCAGGCAGGAGCAAAACACAGAATCAGACACAGATATGAACACAGGCGTAGAAATAAGCAGATACACACATCATAGAGATGGAGCCACACAAATCCACAGACAAAACAGGCAGACAATCATAAAGGTGTACAGTCTGATACCAAAACATACAGAAACAAAAGTAGACACATACAGACACAAAGTTACAAAGATACACTCTCATATATAGAGATACAGAGatctatagatacatatacatatacattgatAAGCACAAACTATTTGACATCAAATTTTCTTCTAAAGTCTATCTGTccctgtcttttcctttctctctcctgtctctctgtctctctctccttctctgtctctctcctctctctcccctctccaatctctctccctgtctctctctccttcccttctctgtctcttcctttctctcctcttctctctcccctctccaatctctctcttctctgtctttccctctctatcTATGTCTCTGTTTCACACACACCGTCTctcacacacatagacacacactctctccctccctctcacacacactctctctctctctctctctctctctctctctctctctctctcctctcctctcctctatctctctcttctctctttctctcactgtttgtctgtctgtctctctttcacacacacccccctcacacacaggcacacacactctctccctccctctctctctcacacacgcactttctctgcctttcctctctgtctttgtgtctctctcttagtctctgtctgtctctctgacaTATATACTCTCCTCcccacagacagacacacacagtctcctctcttcttctctctcacacacatacacaaatacacacacacacacacacacacctaccccTGATTTAGAGCCCCATGTCCATTATAATCATTAAATGTCCTCCCTTGGGGAAGGCTATTACAATACAATGCAATGGGAGGGATAGAAGCAGGACAACAGGTGTGAAGACCACAAAGTAGAGTAATGGAAATGGAGGAATCAGGGAGAGTTTCCCTTCCTACCTGCACACCCTCAGGCCAGAATATGACTGGAGAGAACCACTGAAGGAAAGTTGTGAGgggtagggggagagggagggagcatgGACCAATGAGATCTAATGTTCCCCCTAGCTCTGTCATTCTGTGCTTCAGCTCTCAATCTTATAAACtatgaactgagttcaaatttggccttggaccttgggcaaatcacttaatccttatttttgtctcagttcctcatccataaaatggggatacaccagagaaggaaagggcaaaccattaCAGgacctttgcaaagaaaaccccatggacaaaagtCCACAGGATtacacagagttggacacaattgaacaacaacaacagtataaAAACCATTTTACAAGGATTTAGCAGGATTTATCACAAGGGAATGGGAGAAGAATGTTGGGAATAGACACATTCTCCTAGCTCTCTAGGACCCCAGAATGCCCCTTCCAGGGACTTAACTCTTTTGATCTGGAGGTACCTGCAGGGACTCAGTTGTAAAGACTCCCCAGAGCCTGACTCATGGATAAATTTTTGGCTGGAGTTATTACATGAAGTTGGAAATTATTCTATAGGAGACAGGAGATGCAGGTTATTACATGGAAGTGTAAAAGGAACGAGATACTGGATTTTAATCTTGAGTGGTGAAAAAGACTATTCAGGGTACTAGGTCCAGATGTTATTGACCATGTCAATGTGAAATTGGGACTCGTTTAGGTGGAGGTCAGCTCATTTATCCCTCTGTGTCAAGTACAAAGCATCCCTTGCTTCAAGTGGATGCCAAAGGGCTGACTCCCACAGCCTCCCGAGCCCAGATGTCTACTCTGGCCAATTATCTTTCAGAAGGAAGCTCCATCCTTTCCTTGATACCCTGACCGCCCCCAAACAGGCAAGCAAGCCGACAAGCACAAAAAATTATCTCCCTCAGTGGCGTCTGCCAAGAGAGATGAGTCAGGTTGTCTGTTTTCAGACCTTAGCCCTGGTTCTGCTCTCCCCAGGGAAAGGTGAGTTCCGACAGAGAGGGTGGGAGGAGTGTGAGCCTAAAGGGTTTCTTGCTGCCGGGGCAGCTGCAGCCCGGATAGGAGCTCAGGATGTGGGAAAGGAGCAGGAAGGGTCCGAGAATCATAGAGGCAGAGAGCTACAAAAGCCATTTGAACTGAACACAGATCAaatcagagctgggaaggtctTAAAATAGAGAACATAAAGTGTTTGAGCTGGCCCTCACTCCAGCGGTAACTTCAATGACCTGCCCTACATGTCTCCAAGTGAAATCAGCCTaaaaacagagaatgtcagagctgagagggacctaaGAACTCAGAGTAGAAAGAAACTTTCTCGAGGGAGAAACTCAGCGATGGAAGACACTGTAGACTCTAGAACAGAGAATAGGAAAGGAGATGAGCACCAAATAGAGCCTGTCAGAACTTTGATTGGCCTTCAAATGTGCaatgtctgagctggaaggggccttaaaacaTTCAAAGCTATTTATCACATGAGAATGTAAAATTTGGAAGAGACATTATGAATGGGGAATGTCAGATGACTAAGGAACTTCTGAACCTAGAACAAAGAATGGTAGGGTAGAAATGATGTAAGGAagattgtcagagctgggaggaatggTAAAATATCCGAAGTAGGAAGTATTAAAGTATTAAATGTGAAAGCACTCTGAGaactcaaaacagaacagaacatgAAAGAATATAGAATGCCACACTTGGAAGTCACTTTAGAGCCTAAACAGAGAATGTTAAGGGTGAATaggaacttagaacatagaacagagAACGTCAGAACTGAATGAACTTGAAAACCTAGGACAAAGAATGCTAGTACTGGGAGGGATATTAGAAACCACTTAGTTTAATCCTCTCCTTTTATAATTGGAAAACAGACCTAAAGAGGGgatatgactttcccaaggtcacatggactTAGTGAAAGAGCTGGGACTAAAACCTGGGTCAATGACTCCCAGTCCATTTGCTAAGAAACTAAATGGTAGAGAAACAAGAATAGAGACCAAGAGAAATAAGGAAGCAGAACGGGAGACAGACATGGGAAAAtgctgaaacagaaaaaaataaaaggacccAGATTCAGAcaatattaaaaagagaaagattcagAGACTCAGAGACAGGCAGAAACAGAGTTAAGAGAGACAAAgtgagagacagagtcagagacacacagagagagatggatggatacttgaggaggaaaagacagaggaagggttttagaattggaagttatgagcaagggagagaaaaatgcTGAGGGAAACAGGAGAGGAAATCCAAACactcagagaaacagaaaaaacagagatagagaaagcaCAAAGGAAACTTAGTAAGAGAGAGATAGTCTAACATACACacggagacagaggcagagacctGGAGAGATTttgagaaacagaggcaaatgacaaaaatggaaagaaaccaagagaagcacaggcagagagaagagagaaaaagagagacagagaagcagtagagacagagacagagaaaaagagagataaaaagagaaagagagaaatgacagagagacagagaaaggcagagagagacaaggaaacagagagagacaagagagacaaagacagaaagagaagagaggtgacagagagaaaaggagaaagagagagagatgagagacagagacagagacagaaaaaagtgagtaagagaaagagatgagacaggaagatagagacagagaaagagagggacagacggacagacagacagacacacgaAAGAGATATGGAGACAGGTAAAGAGAAGACACCGGACAGAAACATATGCAAAGAACAGGATCACAatgaagagacagagggaggccacggagagatgagagagaatgagatgtAGACAGAATatgtagaaaagagaaagataaatggaAAAGTCACAAATATGGGCAGGCAGAAGTcaagagagatggaaagatacATGAAGGGGGGAagattcagagagacagagacaggcagatgaaagtgagaaatagacacagatagagacagagacaaagccaAGAGAGCAGGCACTGGGGGAAGTTAGAGAGCCCTGTCCAGACAAGAAGGCAGAGCAACGAAAAGCTTTGGCcctttcccacccccttccccttcaGACTGGCTGGAGGAGATAGCCCGATCCCTGACTGTGGGAGAATCTCCTCTGGGAGCCTGAGGTCGGACTGGGCCCAGGCCCCCTTAACCCATTTCTTGCCGGGAGAAGCCTCAGCCCTAAGTAGGCCTGGGCCAAGGAAACTTAATTAGTCCAGCGTCTCTTCAACCCATTAACCTTTCCGGCAGGAGCCGGAGAAATCGATGCCAACCCTGGCCCTCCTGCCCATCCCCCTCTTCCCCATAGCTACCCCAAACCTTCAGACACCTGAATGATCTGCTGCCCTGCCCCTGCTCCCCACGACACGGGCACTCTAGACTCTATTGCCCCCTCAATAACCCAGACGACCCCATCCTTCAGAACCCATCCTCCTCAGGGACATAGGCGCTGGAGCGGCCAGCACggcttccctcttccctcctcccctcccccctcccccaatctggccTCTAAGCCCCGCTGTCCCCCTGAAATAGCCCTCAATGACCCGCCTCACCTTCTCCCTATTCCACCCCAACCCTCTAAACTCTTCCACTTATTTgaacccccccacctcccccgtCCCCATCCCCAGGCCGATGAAGCTGTTTTCTTCAATCTCCGCCTTCCATCCCTCTATCTCCCGTCTAGCCAGCTTCAGGACTCAGGTTTCTGCCCCCTACCCTATCCCCCTCCCGACAGTCCCCTCTTCTGCTCTCACCCGGCAGGGATCCAGGCGAGCGGCCGAGGCCCCAGGACCCTGGGGACTGTcaccccctcccccgcccaaTTTCTGGGACCCCCTAGAGACTCAGCTGTCTTGCTCCCCACGCCCTCCCCTCAGCTATCCCAGCATTCAGCCTCCACCCCCCGAGGGGACCCTAGAGTCGATCCCCCAGcggtccccaccccaccccccaccgtGGACCCAAGGCATCCATCCCCTTTCCTCCCAGACACATCactaaggtcacttccaactctagaaCCCAAAGATAACCTCATAGCTACCAAGGACCCAGGCGTCCTGATCCCTCGCTCCCCGCAGGGACCCAAGCTTCCAGCCCCCCGCCCCCCCGGCCCCAGCGCTGCAGTACCTCGGCTGATGACGGCCAGCCCGGCCAGGGCGGCGGCGGCGAGGAGCCGGAGCCGGgcccggggggcggggggggggcatggcGGCGCGCAGGGGgcgggagggggaaagggggggccGGTCCGGGGCGCGCGGGGCccgggggggaagggggagggggaggggggctccCCGCCTGCGGCaccgggcggggggggggcgcgaGGAGCCGGCGAGAGCCCTGCTGCAGACCCGGGGAGGGGGCGGCGCTGACGGGCAGGGGGACCGGCCAATCAGGGGATGCGGGGGGCCGCGGGGCGGGGCAGAGGGGGGGGCGCTGCCTGACGGATGGAGAGGCCTTTGTTACTGCGGTTCTGCCCACCCCCCTTCCGAATCCCCAGTTCCCTCACCCCCGCCCCCGTCGGGACCCAGGCATCTTGCCCACCAGCCGCCCCCGCCCGCGCCAGAAGGCAAACATCCCGGCCCCTAGAGCCTACAACGCAAGGACCCAAGCCTCctgcccctttccttttccaacaAGGACGCAGGTGCCCTGATCCGCAGGCCCCGCACTGTCAAGGGATCAGGTGTCTCAGGCCCAGCACTGGCAAAGATCCAAACTCTTGACCTTAATCTCCGCCCTCTTCCCCCAGTCCCTCAAGAATCCATGCATCCCGACCCCTCTTCCTGCTACTGCCCCGTAGAAACCCATGAATCTTGTCTCTCCCCACGTGACCTAGAGGTCCTACCCCTAGGTTCACCTTGCAGGGACCCAGGCAGGAATCCGACCCTTAATCCTCCCCTAGGCGTGACCCAGGGGTCTCAATCCCTCAGCTGGCACTGCCTTTtcccaccagagtcctgacactCTTTCCACTTGgctggaaggaagccaggcatCCTGAACCCATCTGCTTACTTGGGGACCCAGATAACCTGAAGTCCCCACCCCTCACTTTCTTGAGTTATCCTGGCCAGCCCTTTCAGGAATTACTGGCAATAAAATGGATGCCAGGAGTTCTTATTTAAGGGTCTCTCCTCTTTGCAGCCAAGGGCAGCTAGCTTTCAACTGGGCTATAGGATGATGCCCTTCGGGACCCATGGACCCATGGGCAAGCCAGCCACCAATTCAGTCAAGCCTGATAGGGCTGCCTGTCATTCTGGCCAGCTGTGCCTTCTAAACAGCATAAACTGAGTCTTGaggtaattttatttattactatGCCACAAAGGTTCAGATCTAGAATTCTCTAAAATTCCGAGATTCTGTGAATGATGAAGTGACACCTACCCTGAAATCTTCAGGGAATAAAAGGTTCATTTAGGAGCTTCCCCCCAAGGGGTACCAATCTGATATTACACAGCTTGTCTTCAGTCAGAAtggaactcaggtctgcctgatgCTGAGGCTtagccctttatccactgagccacctttcTTCCTAGCACAGTcaccctagcacatagtaggggctctAGAGATGCCTTTTGATTTAAAGACAATAGGCATGCAGAAAGGATCTATAATCCTAAGGAGCTCCTGATACAGAATAACCTTCCACCAACGAAAACACAAATTATTTGTGAGTTAGGAGATAAACCCAGGAAATTATCTGAGATCAGGAGTTAGGACACTTGTCCAGAGTTACCCATGAAATGTATAAGTGTCAGAGTGAGAATTTCTGACATCAGCCTCAGTACTTTGTCTATTCTGTTACGTGATTGGTCTGTCTCtattttcatctctgcctctgtctctttatctagATTGGAGTGAGGAAAGTGCCACCTCTGAAGCCTACTGGCTGTGAGACCATAGAcaagtaacaataataattatagctaacatttgtatagcaattactttgtgccaggtactattctaattatttcatttgatcctcataataaccctgagaggtgggtgctattattggccctattttatggttgaggaaactgacgccAACACAGGTGAAGTGATGTGCCCAAGATCACGCAGCTAGCATGTCTCTGAAAGATAGTTTTGAACTGAGGTATTCCTCTATAGGCTCCTCTATAGGCTAAGCGACCTCACTGACCTCAGTCTCCCCAGTAACTTTCTAAGATTGGAAATTTAAGACagctgctgatctgcattgataaaggaattttctttttcttccttccttccttccttccttccttccttccttccttccttccttccttccttccttccttccttccttccttccttccttccttccttccttccttccttccttccttccttccttcctttcattttttcattctttatagtgggcaatgaggttaagtgacttgccagggtcacacagctaatacatgtcaagagtctgaggccagaattgaaactcaggtcctcctgaatccagggcccatgctttactattgtgccacctagctgccccccatagaggAATTTTCTTAACCAGGAATCTTGTTACACAGGTTACATTTGTAACATATGGGATCTAGATAAAGCTATTTCTATCTATTTCTATGccctctatctttatctctagctctctctcttactctcagTAGCTAAATCTATATCTTGTTTTAAATCTATATATTTGTGtctttatatatgtatctgtatatgcatctctcccttccctttccctcccctccccctcactcccttttcctccctttctctcctccccttctcctttgtttttgtctctgttccCCTCCCACCCTACCTTGGATTCAAACATTTCCAACTCCTGCCTTACCAGCTCGTGATTATCTAGAGTCAAACCACATCACCTTTCTAATACTCAgttttacttatctataaaatggtggtaGTAGCACCACTCACTAGTTACCTCTATAGAGACACTgcaaaaaaagtgctttgtaaacctaaagtattatagaaaaattattattgttactactaccactactttgcaattttttttttttgtattttttttttttgttgtttttgcggggaatgggggttaagtgaccttgcccagggtcacacagctagtaagtgtcaagtgtctgaggccggatttgaaatcaggtactcctgaatccagggcctggtgctttatccactgtgctacctagctgccccgccaattTTTGGATAGCTAAAACTTTACTTCAGCAATGGCTGATCTATCTAGCTATGAGCACCTCCTAGAACAGTTTTGTATATTTCTGTTAAATGACCAAATGTCATGTAGGAGGTTGTGATGATTCATGAGGGTTATAGAgatatcagtttaaaaaaataataactttttcaTAGGATTTATTTGCTAGTTGCTTCAACAACTCAAGAGATGCTTTTGGAATTCCACTCTATATATGCCCATCCCCCTTTCAAAGTCATTCAAGTGATATTTTTTCCCTGTCTTTTATAATTAGGGAGAATTTCTGGAGTTTGTGTTGAGTCAAGATTTTCTGGGACCTGGGGTTCTTTAgcttctcccttttccaatttTTGTAGCCTGCTTGATTTAATCTCTAACTTTGACTAGGAACTGAAGTGATGAAGTCACCCCCCttcccacttaaaaaaaacaattgcCCTTCACTGGTTATTGTGTAACTCAGGACTCAGGGTACTGTTGACAAAAAGCAGTATCAAGCCCTTGCCTACCACTGGTAAGATCAGCTTCCAATTGTATTATGAGTTTGTGCCAGCACATGCTAAAACATTCATGTATCAGTCGATTAAGAGAGTTCATGGAGTACATTCAAAGTTTGCCTGCTCTACTGATCCGACAGGTATATAATGATActgattaataataaaaataataatagctacctaTATAGTGCCTGATATGTTGTCATCAATCACCACACCCACCATACCACACCATCATCATAATTGTCGTCATTGTCATCGTCATTCCCATTTGACAGTTCAGGTTACTGGGGCAGGCTAGAGACTAAATACATTTTGCCCAAGGTTGAACAGCTAGTTActtaactgaggctggatttgaactcaggttttcctgactacagaaccagcactccatctactgcaccatcttATTCCAGGGTATTTTACCTTCTTGTGGTGCCAGAACATGAAGGGGAACTGGTCCCTTCTCTATGCCAAGATGACTGGTATGACAGGCTTGAGTAGGCTAGACTATTTCTGTGATTTTTAGGAGCACTTACATCCCTCTGAGTCCGTGATAATATTATCCGTTGAGGCACCAGACCTgcaatttgcctttttttaaaagcattcctGTCAGGCTTTTGGAGCtaccattattgttgttgtttgtccttcattctcaaagaggaccatgacatcgggcgggggtgggggggtggggtgatgtcatgacttgcagtgaattagatttaagtgagggagggctgagcaaggtcagtctcctccagagtcatctgggtccactggcaaggacgactgaagatggccctggatgttgaggcaattagggttaagtgacttgcccagggtcacacagctggtaaatgtcaagtgtctgaggctggatatgaattcatgtcctcctgactccagggctagcactctatccactgtgccactcatcTCAGGGTGCACAAAACCCCTGGTAGGTATCACCCA
This window contains:
- the IGLON5 gene encoding igLON family member 5, with the protein product MFAFWRGRGRLRRPLPGSAAGLSPAPRAPPPPGAAGGEPPSPSPFPPGPRAPRTGPPFPPPAPCAPPCPPPAPRARLRLLAAAALAGLAVISRGLLSQSLEFSSLADNYTVCEGDNATLSCSIDEHVTRVAWLNRSNILYAGNDRWTSDPRVRLLTNSPAEFSILITRVGLGDEGLYTCSFQTRQQPHTAQVYLIVHVPARIVNISSAVTVNEGGNVNLLCLAVGRPEPTVTWRQLRDGFTSEGEILEISDIRRSQAGDYECVTHNGVASAPDSRRVPVTVNYPPTITDVTSARTAVGRTALLRCEAMAVPPADFQWFKDDKQLGGGAAEGLKVQTERTRSMLLFANVSGRHYGNYTCRAANRLGAASASMRLLRPGSLENAASRPPGPLALLSALGWLWWGGM